In Streptomyces sp. NBC_00414, a single window of DNA contains:
- a CDS encoding GNAT family N-acetyltransferase, which yields MTMDPLVVRAHGLWEDLARVPVSFAPPGGVDVVVSPRSGLCPAGWVGVVALGGSAIVTAPSDRTARIVRDALRGLPVEAVVDSVLVREALPVARMLGPAALAYVCDARFRPAESGAWTVEQLPGSTHADVRSLEQVAGRDDAGEAALDEMTSPAFVVREHGRVVAAAGYRAWPRRTAHVAVLTAPEARGRGLARVTGSAAVAHALADGLLPQWRARPSASRRVAAALGFEELGSQLSVEIA from the coding sequence GGTGGTCCGGGCCCATGGGCTCTGGGAGGACCTGGCCCGGGTGCCGGTGTCGTTCGCCCCGCCGGGCGGTGTGGACGTGGTGGTCTCCCCGAGGTCCGGGCTGTGCCCGGCCGGCTGGGTCGGCGTGGTGGCTCTGGGCGGATCAGCGATCGTGACCGCGCCGAGCGACCGTACCGCCCGGATCGTGCGTGACGCACTGAGGGGGCTGCCGGTGGAGGCCGTCGTGGACAGCGTCCTGGTCCGGGAGGCCCTGCCCGTCGCTCGGATGCTCGGACCGGCTGCGCTGGCCTATGTGTGCGACGCGCGATTCCGGCCGGCGGAATCCGGCGCGTGGACGGTGGAGCAACTGCCGGGTTCCACTCATGCGGATGTACGGAGCCTGGAGCAGGTGGCCGGTCGCGACGACGCCGGTGAGGCTGCGCTGGACGAGATGACGTCGCCCGCGTTCGTGGTGCGCGAGCACGGGCGGGTGGTTGCCGCCGCGGGATACCGGGCCTGGCCGAGGCGGACGGCCCATGTCGCTGTACTGACGGCGCCGGAAGCGCGCGGGCGGGGACTGGCACGGGTGACGGGCTCAGCGGCGGTCGCGCACGCCCTCGCCGACGGGTTGCTGCCGCAGTGGCGCGCGCGCCCGTCCGCCTCCCGGCGCGTGGCGGCCGCATTGGGTTTCGAGGAACTGGGTTCCCAACTCAGCGTCGAGATCGCCTGA